Proteins encoded within one genomic window of Halorussus salilacus:
- a CDS encoding GNAT family N-acetyltransferase, with protein MNLLRFLADHDSQVEAVTLRGPPDTRLLDEVEDPAMVTCEVKPGPMVRLVDVPAAVTALDYPDRTNAASAAFVLSVSDPLAEWNDRTFRIAVADGRATCEPTDADPDAEVGVSTLSQLFVGYHSVADAETLGDLELRDSTARETLEAMFPPTDVFLREGF; from the coding sequence CTGAACCTCCTGCGATTTCTCGCCGACCACGACTCGCAGGTCGAGGCGGTCACCCTCCGCGGCCCGCCGGACACCCGACTCCTCGACGAGGTCGAGGACCCCGCCATGGTGACCTGCGAGGTGAAGCCCGGGCCGATGGTCCGACTCGTGGACGTTCCGGCCGCCGTGACCGCGCTCGACTATCCCGACCGGACGAACGCCGCGTCGGCGGCGTTCGTCCTCTCGGTCTCGGACCCCCTCGCGGAGTGGAACGACCGGACCTTCCGCATCGCGGTCGCCGACGGACGCGCGACCTGCGAACCCACCGACGCCGACCCGGACGCGGAAGTCGGGGTTTCGACGCTCTCGCAACTGTTCGTGGGCTACCACTCGGTCGCCGACGCCGAGACGCTGGGCGACCTCGAACTCCGGGACTCGACTGCCCGCGAGACCCTCGAAGCGATGTTCCCCCCGACGGATGTCTTCCTCCGCGAGGGATTCTGA
- the yciH gene encoding stress response translation initiation inhibitor YciH, with product MGEDEDIGSVSGLPDELGIDEDLGRAEQRLSVRVEKRTYGKAVTIVEGFDDASTDVSELSSDLKSRLATGGTVDEGRIELQGDHRERAAETLREKGFAVEE from the coding sequence ATGGGGGAAGACGAAGACATCGGCTCCGTCTCGGGGCTTCCGGACGAACTGGGAATCGACGAGGACCTCGGCCGGGCCGAACAGCGACTGTCGGTCCGGGTCGAGAAGCGAACCTACGGCAAGGCCGTCACCATCGTGGAGGGGTTCGACGACGCGTCGACCGACGTGTCGGAGCTGTCCTCGGACCTCAAGAGCAGGCTCGCGACCGGCGGCACGGTCGACGAGGGCCGCATCGAGTTGCAGGGCGACCACCGCGAGCGCGCGGCCGAGACCCTGCGCGAGAAGGGGTTCGCGGTCGAGGAGTAG
- a CDS encoding DUF4397 domain-containing protein: MKTNSNVRQRMVAIGLVLITVVGLGVGVGASGAFQDDGDGQVRIAHLSPDAPAVDVLVDGEPVLEGAEYGDVGDYTNLSAGEHDVTIQTSENESVVFEGNVTVESDTQYTVAAIGEVSEETFDVAVYEDDFETPEEGDSSVRLVHASPDAPAVDVTVAESGDTLFDNASFGNATDYETVPAGEYTLEIRPASEDDTEDPVTTVDVTLENETVYSAIAAGYLSPDEAAADQPFEVLLVTDSGAEMVDEETTEEMDEEETDEEETTEEMDEETETTTEA; encoded by the coding sequence ATGAAAACAAACAGCAATGTACGACAGCGGATGGTAGCCATCGGTCTCGTCCTGATAACCGTGGTCGGACTGGGGGTCGGCGTTGGCGCGTCCGGCGCGTTCCAGGACGATGGGGACGGCCAGGTCCGCATCGCGCACCTCTCGCCGGACGCTCCCGCAGTCGACGTGCTGGTCGACGGCGAGCCAGTCCTCGAAGGGGCCGAATACGGTGACGTGGGCGACTACACGAACCTCTCGGCTGGCGAGCACGACGTGACGATACAGACCAGCGAGAACGAGTCGGTCGTCTTCGAGGGGAACGTGACGGTCGAGTCCGACACGCAGTACACCGTCGCGGCCATCGGCGAGGTCAGCGAGGAGACATTCGACGTTGCGGTGTACGAGGACGACTTCGAGACCCCCGAGGAGGGTGACTCGTCGGTCCGACTCGTCCACGCCTCGCCCGACGCGCCCGCGGTGGACGTGACGGTCGCCGAGTCGGGCGACACGCTGTTCGACAACGCGTCGTTCGGCAACGCGACCGACTACGAGACCGTTCCGGCGGGCGAGTACACGCTCGAAATCCGTCCCGCGTCCGAGGACGACACCGAGGACCCCGTGACCACGGTCGACGTGACGCTCGAAAACGAGACGGTGTACTCGGCCATCGCGGCGGGCTACCTCTCGCCCGACGAGGCGGCGGCCGACCAGCCGTTCGAGGTCCTGCTCGTGACCGACTCGGGAGCCGAGATGGTGGATGAGGAGACGACGGAGGAGATGGACGAAGAGGAGACCGACGAGGAAGAGACGACCGAAGAGATGGACGAGGAGACCGAGACGACTACGGAAGCGTAA
- a CDS encoding thiolase C-terminal domain-containing protein, translated as MDRVAIIGASMTKFGERDAWVRELLAQAGRECLADADVAPDDVEHLYVSNMASGEFEGQTGVPNALAHDLGALPAYTQRVDQTSASGGAGIYAAWQSVASGASEMTLLVGGEKMTHRTTAEATDVIASLTHPAEYKHGVTLPSFAGLTARRYLHEYDAPRESLAKVAVKNHKNGLDNPHAQFRKEVDLETVMDSPIVADPLRLYDFCPITDGSAGLLFCPESVAREYVGEGEYTVVSGIGGATDTHVVHEREDPTVMGGAVESSEQAYEMAGRGPDDVDVAELHDMFTILEFLQSEAVGFFEQGEGWKAVEEGVTDRDGDLPINTSGGLKSKGHPLGASGVAQAYELHRQLLGDAGARQVEAEVGLACNVGGFGNCVTTTILEEP; from the coding sequence ATGGACCGTGTCGCGATCATCGGAGCCTCGATGACGAAGTTCGGCGAGCGCGACGCCTGGGTGCGCGAACTCCTCGCGCAGGCCGGGCGCGAGTGCCTCGCCGACGCCGACGTGGCTCCCGACGATGTCGAACACCTGTACGTCTCGAACATGGCGAGCGGCGAGTTCGAGGGCCAGACCGGCGTGCCCAACGCCCTGGCCCACGACCTCGGCGCACTCCCGGCCTACACCCAGCGCGTCGACCAGACGAGCGCGTCGGGCGGCGCGGGCATCTACGCCGCGTGGCAGTCGGTCGCTTCCGGGGCCTCCGAGATGACCCTGCTGGTCGGCGGCGAGAAGATGACCCACCGGACCACCGCGGAGGCCACCGACGTAATCGCCTCGCTCACGCATCCCGCCGAGTACAAGCACGGCGTGACGCTCCCGAGTTTCGCGGGCCTGACGGCTCGACGGTACCTCCACGAGTACGACGCCCCGCGCGAGAGTCTGGCGAAGGTGGCGGTCAAGAACCACAAGAACGGTCTCGACAACCCTCACGCCCAGTTCCGCAAGGAAGTGGACTTGGAGACGGTGATGGACTCGCCCATCGTGGCCGACCCGCTTCGACTCTACGACTTCTGCCCCATCACGGACGGGAGCGCGGGCCTGCTGTTCTGTCCCGAGTCGGTGGCGAGAGAGTACGTCGGCGAGGGCGAGTACACCGTCGTCTCGGGCATCGGCGGCGCGACCGACACCCACGTCGTCCACGAGCGCGAGGACCCAACGGTGATGGGCGGCGCGGTCGAGAGCTCCGAGCAGGCCTACGAGATGGCCGGGAGGGGTCCCGACGACGTGGACGTGGCGGAGCTACACGACATGTTCACCATCCTCGAATTCCTCCAGAGCGAGGCCGTGGGCTTCTTCGAGCAGGGCGAGGGCTGGAAGGCGGTCGAGGAGGGCGTCACCGACCGCGACGGCGACCTCCCGATAAACACCTCCGGCGGCCTCAAGTCGAAGGGCCACCCCCTCGGCGCGAGCGGGGTCGCACAGGCGTACGAACTCCACCGGCAGTTGCTCGGGGACGCCGGGGCGCGGCAGGTCGAGGCCGAGGTCGGTCTGGCCTGCAACGTCGGCGGATTCGGCAACTGCGTGACCACCACCATTCTGGAGGAACCCTGA
- a CDS encoding metal-dependent hydrolase — translation MFAPGHYGMALLLYAVAGYALLRRGYTRDAVFGGAIVLVYTRLPDLDTELDFVVHRGVTHTAWFALAAGLVCLFVVTNDLRRLPRRDAVRGGAWAFFLGSSSMVAHLLADVLTPWGVMPLYPATPALYTLDLVYAGNDAANYALFAAGALAVGVAWTAGRPTRPGRSLPVRAYRRLRGREQATE, via the coding sequence ATGTTCGCACCGGGTCACTACGGGATGGCGCTCCTCTTGTACGCTGTCGCCGGATACGCCCTCCTGCGGCGGGGATACACCCGGGACGCGGTGTTCGGCGGTGCCATCGTGCTGGTGTACACCCGACTCCCGGACCTCGACACCGAACTCGACTTCGTGGTCCACCGGGGGGTGACCCACACGGCGTGGTTCGCGCTCGCGGCCGGACTCGTCTGCCTGTTCGTGGTGACGAACGACCTGCGGCGTCTCCCCCGGCGCGACGCGGTCCGGGGCGGCGCGTGGGCGTTCTTCCTCGGGTCGTCATCGATGGTCGCCCACCTCCTCGCCGACGTGCTGACCCCGTGGGGCGTCATGCCGCTGTACCCCGCGACCCCCGCGCTCTACACGCTGGACCTCGTGTACGCCGGGAACGACGCGGCCAACTACGCGCTGTTCGCCGCGGGAGCGCTCGCGGTCGGAGTCGCGTGGACGGCGGGCCGACCCACACGACCCGGGCGCTCGCTTCCGGTTCGGGCCTACCGCCGACTCCGGGGTCGCGAGCAGGCCACCGAGTGA
- a CDS encoding aldehyde ferredoxin oxidoreductase family protein has translation MLRAKGTLLTVDLSEREARTEAIDDVLDSFVGGRGAATKLAHDRIPFDADPLGPENRLYLSSGPLQQSRMSFTGRMNATSVSPLTGGIRSTNAGGYLSRNFVETGHSVVEFVGESDELLAVHVTDEGVEFEAVPDLEGATVSATTDRLRDERGLDAENLVTVGPAGENEVRFACLMTSDTRAFGRGGLGAVLGAKGVKTVSFAGDSAPAVEVPDVQMEVHREAAQSDDLMKRQGTTGGTEFINDEFSLPTRYFTEFTFEHADKIGGDAVEGKKYKRGTCSQCAYGCKLPTRDEETGLETEGPEFETVMAFGSCAGVGDIVDVMKSNDLCDEFGLDTISCGVTVSAYLKAEDEFGNAELVHDLVRKIAVREGVGDLLAEGVDRAHDELGVENWSSKGLEFAAHDGRVIHGQGLSYATSNSGADHMYSEILGDEYSGELDPEGLEGKPAHLVESENAAAFKDSGIVCAFSSDYVTPERLEALFDADHEDLLAVGARTVELERHFNNQRGFDRSDDTLPYDLPDFEDALSKYYQVRGWNDDGTVPESRI, from the coding sequence ATGCTACGCGCGAAGGGCACCCTGCTGACCGTCGACCTGAGCGAACGCGAGGCGCGCACCGAGGCCATCGACGACGTCCTCGACTCGTTCGTCGGGGGTCGGGGGGCCGCCACCAAACTGGCCCACGACCGGATTCCGTTCGACGCCGACCCGCTCGGGCCGGAGAACCGCCTGTACCTCTCGTCGGGGCCGCTCCAGCAGTCCCGGATGAGCTTCACCGGCCGGATGAACGCCACGTCGGTCTCGCCGCTGACCGGCGGCATCCGCTCGACCAACGCGGGCGGGTACCTCTCGCGGAACTTCGTCGAGACCGGCCACTCGGTCGTGGAGTTCGTCGGCGAGAGCGACGAACTGCTCGCGGTCCACGTCACCGACGAGGGCGTCGAGTTCGAGGCGGTGCCCGACCTCGAAGGCGCGACCGTCTCGGCGACCACCGACCGGCTGCGAGACGAGCGCGGCCTCGACGCCGAGAACCTCGTCACCGTCGGCCCGGCGGGCGAGAACGAGGTCCGGTTCGCCTGCCTGATGACCTCCGACACCCGGGCGTTCGGCCGCGGGGGCCTCGGGGCGGTGCTGGGCGCGAAGGGCGTCAAGACGGTGAGCTTCGCGGGCGACTCCGCGCCCGCGGTCGAGGTCCCCGACGTGCAGATGGAGGTCCACCGCGAGGCCGCCCAGAGCGACGACCTGATGAAGCGACAGGGGACGACCGGCGGCACGGAGTTCATCAACGACGAGTTCTCGCTCCCCACCCGGTACTTCACGGAGTTCACGTTCGAGCACGCCGACAAGATCGGCGGCGACGCGGTCGAGGGCAAGAAGTACAAGCGGGGCACCTGCTCGCAGTGCGCCTACGGCTGTAAGCTCCCGACCCGCGACGAGGAGACCGGTCTCGAAACCGAGGGGCCGGAGTTCGAGACCGTGATGGCGTTCGGCTCCTGTGCGGGCGTCGGCGATATCGTGGACGTGATGAAGTCCAACGACCTCTGCGACGAGTTCGGCCTCGACACCATCTCCTGCGGCGTGACCGTCTCGGCGTACCTCAAGGCCGAAGACGAGTTCGGGAACGCCGAGTTGGTCCACGACCTCGTCCGGAAGATCGCGGTCCGGGAGGGCGTCGGTGACCTGCTCGCGGAGGGGGTCGACCGCGCCCACGACGAACTCGGCGTCGAGAACTGGTCGTCGAAGGGGCTTGAGTTCGCGGCCCACGACGGCCGGGTCATCCACGGACAGGGCCTCTCCTACGCCACCTCCAACAGCGGGGCCGACCACATGTACTCCGAGATTCTGGGCGACGAGTACTCGGGCGAACTCGACCCCGAGGGGCTGGAGGGCAAGCCCGCCCACCTCGTCGAGTCGGAGAACGCCGCGGCGTTCAAGGACAGCGGCATCGTCTGTGCGTTCTCCAGCGACTACGTCACCCCCGAGCGCCTCGAAGCCCTGTTCGACGCCGACCACGAGGACCTGCTCGCGGTCGGGGCGCGGACCGTCGAACTCGAACGCCACTTCAACAATCAGCGCGGCTTCGACCGGAGCGACGACACCCTCCCGTACGACCTGCCGGACTTCGAGGACGCGCTCTCGAAGTACTACCAGGTCCGGGGCTGGAACGACGACGGGACGGTGCCCGAGAGCCGCATCTAG
- a CDS encoding ubiquitin-like small modifier protein 1, which yields MTRANPDETVTVELRFYAPFRDAVGEKTVALDLPAGATLGDALARVAERHPEVEGKLLDDEGEVRRGVRALRNGNERAEADDRLDDGDEVSFTTPIHGG from the coding sequence ATGACGCGCGCGAACCCCGACGAGACGGTGACGGTCGAACTCCGGTTCTACGCGCCGTTCCGGGACGCGGTGGGCGAGAAGACGGTCGCGCTCGACCTCCCCGCGGGCGCGACGCTCGGCGACGCGCTCGCGCGCGTCGCCGAGCGCCACCCGGAAGTAGAGGGGAAGCTACTGGACGACGAAGGGGAAGTTCGCCGCGGCGTCCGGGCGCTCCGGAACGGAAACGAGCGCGCCGAGGCCGACGACCGACTCGACGACGGCGACGAGGTGAGCTTCACGACGCCGATTCACGGCGGATGA
- a CDS encoding MaoC/PaaZ C-terminal domain-containing protein: MTPPSEGDTRTFERTFTPEDVRRFADLSGDEQPRHLDPDEEGRLLVHGLLTATMPTKIGGDLEVLGRSMAFEFVRPVYTGETVVCRIEIERVEERDNRYDLAASVVCEKEGGGVAMRGTVEGLVRK, encoded by the coding sequence ATGACGCCACCCTCGGAGGGCGACACTCGAACCTTCGAACGCACTTTCACGCCCGAGGACGTGCGTCGGTTCGCCGACCTCTCCGGCGACGAGCAACCGCGCCACCTCGACCCCGACGAGGAGGGACGCCTGCTGGTCCACGGCCTGCTCACGGCCACGATGCCCACGAAAATCGGCGGCGACCTCGAAGTCCTCGGTCGGTCGATGGCGTTCGAGTTCGTCCGACCGGTCTACACCGGCGAGACGGTGGTCTGTCGGATAGAAATCGAGCGCGTCGAGGAGCGGGACAATCGCTACGACCTCGCGGCGTCGGTCGTCTGCGAGAAGGAGGGCGGAGGGGTGGCGATGCGGGGGACCGTCGAGGGTCTCGTTCGGAAGTGA
- a CDS encoding DUF7547 family protein encodes MDDRDESDRGDADDRRDSDDRRDPEDLDERVAELEARVRELRTELGDPPRGPLGLPRPPTPREVLSFTGEYAIPTAIAVLEANLRALEALQQVIRVLDPDRSVVDEERGRLERRAADASRATLDRLEDALGEVETAVRESDLPREDEARDILEDARRINREIRDRVERSRREADEARGRERNRDRDFEERSTTIELGDADENGADRDAEGDADDGDDGGDRDDEDDPVRVDVDAELESIKDEIHDREENPDDTAGREESGGDDGSDSDEDETGDRRGEPAEGDGPTDESNGSDDPDGS; translated from the coding sequence ATGGACGACCGCGACGAGAGCGACCGCGGAGACGCCGACGACCGACGCGACTCGGACGACCGACGCGACCCCGAGGACCTCGACGAGCGGGTCGCCGAACTCGAAGCGCGGGTTCGCGAACTCCGGACCGAACTCGGCGACCCGCCCCGCGGCCCGCTCGGCCTGCCCCGACCGCCGACCCCGCGCGAAGTCCTGTCGTTCACGGGCGAGTACGCGATTCCGACCGCCATCGCGGTGCTTGAGGCCAACCTCCGCGCGCTGGAGGCGCTCCAGCAGGTGATTCGGGTCCTCGACCCCGACCGAAGCGTCGTGGACGAGGAGCGCGGCCGCCTCGAACGCCGGGCGGCCGACGCGAGCAGGGCGACCCTCGACCGACTGGAGGACGCGCTGGGCGAGGTCGAGACCGCGGTGCGCGAGAGCGACCTCCCCCGCGAGGACGAGGCCCGCGACATCCTCGAAGACGCCCGGCGAATCAACCGCGAGATACGCGACCGGGTCGAACGGAGTCGCAGGGAGGCCGACGAGGCCCGCGGTCGCGAGCGGAACCGAGACCGCGACTTCGAGGAGCGAAGCACCACCATCGAACTCGGCGACGCCGACGAGAACGGAGCCGACCGAGACGCCGAGGGCGACGCTGACGACGGGGACGACGGAGGTGACCGAGACGACGAGGACGACCCGGTCCGGGTCGACGTGGACGCCGAACTCGAATCCATCAAGGACGAGATTCACGACCGCGAGGAGAACCCGGACGATACGGCCGGACGCGAGGAGAGCGGGGGTGACGACGGGAGCGATTCGGACGAGGACGAGACCGGGGACCGACGCGGGGAACCCGCGGAGGGCGACGGTCCGACCGACGAATCGAACGGGTCGGACGACCCGGACGGCTCCTGA
- a CDS encoding asparaginase, whose amino-acid sequence MAGEGERGERGDAAFAATPTYLVLPRATRTMLPRVHVIATGGTIASTPDEDGAAPSLSGEDLLESVPDLSTHADLSVESVSKVPGFDVNFETMARAGERASAAVEDGADAVVVTHGTDTMAETAYFLDLTRSLPVPVVVTGAQRRLDEPSSDAPANLLAAVRAATHRRVEEGVYVAFDDELHAARDVRKVHTHELSAFKSPNDGPVATLTRAGIRFHREPQSESVYVPAQRTDARVEMVVSAAGVDGAGVERAVADGADGLVVAGTGLGNATSELGEAIVDAMDSGVPVVLTSRCGAGSTGAVYGTPGGGKTLQDAGAIAGGDLAPWKARVKLALALEAAERTEDVPRYFPDPAE is encoded by the coding sequence GTGGCGGGCGAAGGCGAGCGCGGCGAACGCGGCGACGCCGCGTTCGCCGCGACCCCGACGTATTTGGTCCTCCCGCGCGCGACTCGAACCATGCTCCCGCGCGTCCACGTAATAGCGACCGGCGGCACCATCGCGAGCACGCCCGACGAGGACGGGGCGGCCCCCAGCCTCTCGGGCGAGGACCTCCTCGAATCCGTTCCGGACCTCTCGACCCACGCCGACCTGAGCGTCGAGTCGGTCTCGAAGGTACCCGGATTCGACGTAAATTTCGAGACGATGGCCCGCGCGGGCGAGCGCGCGAGCGCGGCGGTCGAGGACGGGGCCGACGCCGTCGTCGTCACCCACGGCACCGACACGATGGCCGAGACCGCCTACTTCCTCGACCTGACGCGCTCGCTCCCGGTTCCGGTCGTGGTCACCGGCGCACAGCGAAGACTCGACGAGCCGAGTTCCGACGCCCCGGCGAACCTGCTCGCGGCGGTCCGGGCCGCCACCCACCGCCGGGTCGAGGAGGGCGTCTACGTCGCCTTCGACGACGAACTCCACGCCGCCCGCGACGTGCGGAAGGTCCACACCCACGAGCTATCTGCGTTCAAATCGCCCAACGACGGCCCGGTCGCCACCCTGACCCGCGCCGGAATTCGGTTCCACCGCGAACCCCAAAGCGAGTCGGTGTACGTCCCCGCGCAGCGAACCGACGCCCGCGTCGAGATGGTCGTCTCGGCGGCGGGCGTCGACGGCGCGGGGGTCGAGCGCGCCGTGGCCGACGGCGCGGACGGCCTCGTAGTGGCCGGGACCGGCCTCGGAAACGCGACGAGCGAACTCGGCGAGGCGATAGTCGATGCGATGGACTCGGGCGTCCCGGTCGTCCTGACCTCTCGCTGTGGCGCGGGGTCCACGGGCGCGGTGTACGGCACCCCGGGCGGCGGAAAGACCCTGCAGGACGCGGGCGCTATCGCGGGCGGCGACCTCGCGCCGTGGAAGGCGCGGGTGAAGCTGGCGCTCGCGCTGGAGGCAGCGGAGCGTACCGAGGACGTGCCGCGGTACTTCCCCGACCCCGCCGAGTAG
- a CDS encoding Zn-ribbon domain-containing OB-fold protein has protein sequence MTLQAHRCPNGHLTYPGHELCPECGEPQESAVELAEEIGEVVTWTTSTATPPGVRQPNTLAIVEFSLDEAQSASSSGAESDGAETVRAIGQVVEDSEVEIGDEVRPVYAEELRDPEAGIREKESQDWDGYRFEPV, from the coding sequence ATGACACTGCAAGCACACCGCTGTCCGAACGGCCACCTCACGTACCCCGGTCACGAGCTCTGCCCGGAGTGCGGAGAGCCACAGGAATCGGCCGTCGAACTCGCCGAGGAAATCGGCGAGGTCGTGACGTGGACGACCAGCACCGCGACCCCGCCGGGGGTCCGTCAGCCCAACACGCTCGCAATCGTGGAGTTCTCGCTCGACGAGGCGCAGAGCGCCTCGTCGAGCGGGGCGGAGTCCGACGGAGCCGAGACGGTGCGCGCCATCGGGCAGGTCGTCGAGGATTCGGAGGTCGAAATCGGCGACGAGGTCCGGCCGGTGTACGCCGAGGAACTGCGCGACCCCGAGGCCGGAATCCGGGAGAAGGAGAGTCAGGACTGGGACGGCTACCGGTTCGAACCGGTGTGA